A single window of Actinoallomurus bryophytorum DNA harbors:
- a CDS encoding medium chain dehydrogenase/reductase family protein, with protein sequence MNAEGLVEVVLPGKVEPEGLEIRHGAVPSPGPGQVVIRMEATGVSFAEQQMRRGRYYDQPAFPFVPGYDLVGTVLATGEGVEPGLAGTRVAALVKVGGWASHVLVDAMDVVPVPDGVGAAEAETVVVNGITAWQMLHRKARVRAGQTILVHGANGGVGSVLVQLAHVAGVKVIGTASARHHDALRERGVLPVDYRTENVAERVRELAPGGVDAVFDHVGGRSIVDSWHLLAPGGTLVSYGSASTRDAEGSKQWPVLKLLGRLWLWNALPNRRRAYFFNVWAGRALAKNRFRARLRADLTQVFAALQSGDVTAQIAARLPLSRVADALRLAESGTVAGKIVLNP encoded by the coding sequence ATGAACGCAGAGGGACTCGTCGAGGTCGTACTGCCGGGCAAGGTGGAGCCGGAAGGGCTGGAGATCCGGCACGGAGCCGTCCCCTCCCCAGGTCCGGGCCAGGTCGTCATCCGCATGGAGGCGACCGGGGTCTCCTTCGCCGAGCAGCAGATGCGCCGCGGCCGCTACTACGACCAGCCGGCGTTCCCGTTCGTGCCCGGCTACGACCTGGTCGGCACGGTGCTGGCGACGGGTGAGGGTGTCGAGCCGGGGCTGGCCGGCACCCGGGTGGCCGCGCTGGTCAAGGTCGGCGGCTGGGCCAGCCACGTGCTCGTCGACGCGATGGACGTGGTGCCGGTACCCGACGGCGTCGGCGCGGCGGAGGCGGAGACCGTGGTGGTCAACGGCATCACCGCGTGGCAGATGCTGCACCGCAAGGCACGGGTACGTGCGGGCCAGACCATCCTGGTGCACGGCGCCAACGGCGGCGTCGGCTCGGTCCTGGTCCAGCTCGCCCACGTCGCCGGCGTGAAGGTGATCGGCACGGCGTCCGCGCGTCACCACGACGCCCTGCGGGAGCGTGGCGTCCTCCCGGTCGACTACCGCACCGAGAACGTCGCCGAGCGCGTCCGCGAACTCGCCCCCGGCGGGGTGGACGCCGTGTTCGACCACGTCGGCGGGCGCAGCATCGTCGACTCCTGGCACCTCCTCGCACCCGGCGGCACGCTCGTCTCGTACGGCAGCGCCTCCACCCGTGACGCCGAGGGCTCCAAGCAGTGGCCCGTGCTCAAGCTGCTCGGCCGGCTGTGGCTGTGGAACGCGCTGCCCAACCGCCGCCGTGCCTACTTCTTCAACGTCTGGGCCGGGCGTGCCCTGGCGAAGAACCGGTTCCGTGCCCGGTTGCGCGCCGACCTCACCCAGGTCTTCGCAGCCCTCCAGAGCGGTGACGTCACCGCCCAGATCGCCGCCCGGCTGCCGCTTTCCCGCGTCGCCGACGCTCTGCGGCTGGCCGAATCCGGCACCGTCGCCGGAAAGATCGTGCTGAACCCGTAG
- a CDS encoding MFS transporter, with amino-acid sequence MNTLTTTGQPATPTRSEGPASRRAVLAIAALALGSFAIGTNEFVSMGLLPEITRGVGVDIPTGGHLISAYAVGVVIGAPVIAALGARLPRRRLALGLMVAFLLGNALTALAPNYGMLLPARLVAGLPHGAYFGVASLIAASLVRAEVRGRAVSSVMLGLAVANVAGVPAATWLGQHLGWRAAYWSVAVIAGLTVLSVLLLVPSSPVSPGAGMRTELGALRRPQVLLTLLTGVVGFGGMFAMYSYIAPTVTDVAGASPAFVPIVLLAFGVGGVAGTALGGRLADRALFPSLAGAGVAMGAVLALMLLAAHSAAYLALAVLGVAAAGSVMVVCLQMRLMEVAGEAQMLGAALNHSALNLANALGAWLGGLVIAAGEGYTAPSLVGAGLSVLGLAALGASAVVGRRERRAAAA; translated from the coding sequence GTGAACACCCTCACCACGACCGGCCAGCCGGCGACCCCGACCCGGTCGGAGGGCCCCGCGTCCCGCCGCGCCGTCCTCGCCATCGCGGCACTCGCCCTCGGGAGCTTCGCGATCGGCACGAATGAGTTCGTGTCCATGGGGCTGCTGCCCGAGATCACCCGTGGCGTCGGTGTGGACATCCCGACCGGCGGCCACCTTATCTCCGCCTATGCCGTAGGCGTCGTGATCGGGGCGCCGGTCATCGCCGCGCTGGGTGCCCGGCTGCCGCGGCGCCGGCTCGCGCTCGGCCTCATGGTCGCGTTCCTGCTCGGCAACGCGCTGACCGCGCTGGCGCCGAATTACGGCATGCTGCTGCCGGCGCGGCTGGTCGCCGGCCTGCCGCACGGCGCCTACTTCGGGGTGGCCTCCCTCATCGCCGCCTCCCTGGTACGCGCCGAGGTCCGCGGGCGTGCGGTGAGCTCGGTGATGCTCGGGCTCGCCGTCGCGAACGTCGCCGGGGTGCCCGCCGCGACCTGGCTCGGCCAGCACCTGGGCTGGCGCGCGGCCTACTGGTCGGTGGCCGTGATCGCGGGGCTCACCGTGCTGTCCGTCCTGCTTCTCGTACCGTCGTCGCCGGTGTCCCCGGGTGCCGGGATGCGTACGGAGCTGGGGGCGCTGCGCCGGCCCCAGGTGCTGCTGACCCTGCTCACCGGTGTCGTGGGCTTCGGCGGCATGTTCGCCATGTACAGCTACATCGCGCCCACCGTCACCGACGTGGCCGGCGCGAGCCCCGCGTTCGTACCGATCGTGCTGCTCGCCTTCGGCGTCGGCGGCGTGGCGGGGACGGCGCTCGGCGGCCGGCTGGCGGACCGGGCCCTGTTCCCCTCTCTGGCCGGCGCCGGGGTCGCGATGGGAGCCGTGCTGGCACTGATGCTGCTGGCCGCGCACTCCGCGGCGTACCTGGCACTCGCCGTCCTCGGGGTCGCCGCGGCGGGGTCGGTGATGGTGGTGTGCCTGCAGATGCGGCTCATGGAGGTGGCCGGCGAAGCCCAGATGCTCGGTGCGGCGCTCAACCACTCGGCGCTCAACCTGGCCAACGCGCTGGGAGCCTGGCTCGGCGGCCTGGTCATCGCTGCCGGGGAGGGCTACACGGCGCCGAGCCTGGTCGGCGCCGGGCTGTCCGTGCTGGGGCTCGCCGCGCTGGGCGCCAGCGCGGTGGTCGGCCGGCGGGAGCGGCGCGCGGCGGCCGCCTGA
- a CDS encoding aldo/keto reductase has translation MTKTLNLPGGTPLPLIGFGTWQLRPKTAYESVRAALEIGYRHVDTATLYKNESDVGRAVKDSGVDREQVFVTTKLRPQDARHARRTLESSLRMLDTGYVDLWLIHWPTGQDELVSTWEELLSAKDAGLVRNVGVSNYSPALIDLLTKATGQQPAVNQIPWSPAEHDPALLEEHRDRGIVVEGYSGLNNTDLNNPVLTEIAQRHGVTSAQVVLRWHLERDIVILPRSSRPERIAANFDLEGFDLTAEDVAAIDTLG, from the coding sequence ATGACCAAGACACTGAACCTGCCTGGGGGTACTCCCCTACCGCTGATCGGTTTTGGAACCTGGCAGCTACGGCCCAAGACGGCGTACGAGTCGGTGCGCGCGGCGCTGGAGATCGGTTACCGGCACGTCGACACCGCCACCTTGTACAAGAACGAGTCGGACGTCGGCAGAGCCGTGAAGGACAGCGGCGTGGACCGGGAGCAGGTCTTCGTCACCACCAAGCTCCGCCCCCAGGACGCGCGGCATGCCCGCCGTACGCTGGAGTCGAGTCTTCGGATGCTCGACACCGGCTACGTGGATCTGTGGCTGATCCACTGGCCGACCGGCCAGGACGAGCTCGTCTCGACCTGGGAGGAGCTCTTGTCCGCCAAGGACGCGGGGCTCGTCCGCAACGTCGGGGTCAGCAACTACAGCCCGGCACTGATCGACCTGCTGACCAAGGCCACCGGACAGCAGCCGGCGGTCAACCAGATCCCGTGGAGCCCGGCCGAGCACGACCCGGCCCTGCTGGAGGAACACCGCGACCGGGGGATCGTCGTCGAGGGATACAGCGGCCTCAACAACACCGACCTGAACAACCCGGTCCTCACCGAGATCGCCCAGAGGCACGGGGTCACGTCCGCCCAGGTCGTCCTCCGCTGGCATCTGGAACGCGACATCGTGATCCTGCCCAGGTCCTCGCGCCCCGAGCGCATCGCCGCCAACTTCGACCTGGAGGGCTTCGACCTCACGGCCGAGGACGTCGCGGCGATCGACACCCTCGGGTAG
- a CDS encoding TetR/AcrR family transcriptional regulator — protein MVATDTNTPRERYRAQVRTEIKDRAWEQIATAGASALSLNAIAKQMGMSGPALYRYFAGRDELITELIRDAYRSLADTCRAASESGADVAALAHVLRRWALDDPHRYFLIYGTPVPGYHAPDDITAIAAEIMTTLLDAWTTLPSDAPPTTFETYLEGHRPWADDHPAPPAALRRALAFWTRLHGVLSLELAGHFTGMGFDPALLFEAELDDLPAR, from the coding sequence ATGGTGGCGACGGACACGAACACCCCACGCGAGCGTTACCGCGCTCAGGTGCGTACGGAGATCAAGGACCGCGCGTGGGAGCAGATCGCCACGGCCGGGGCCTCCGCGCTCTCCCTCAACGCGATCGCCAAGCAGATGGGGATGAGCGGACCCGCGCTCTACCGATACTTCGCCGGCCGCGACGAGCTGATCACCGAGCTCATCAGGGACGCGTACCGCAGCCTCGCCGACACCTGCCGGGCGGCCTCCGAGTCAGGCGCCGACGTGGCCGCGCTGGCGCATGTCCTGCGCCGATGGGCCCTGGACGACCCCCACCGGTACTTCCTCATCTACGGCACACCCGTCCCCGGCTACCACGCGCCCGACGACATCACCGCGATCGCGGCCGAGATCATGACGACCCTGCTCGACGCCTGGACGACGCTGCCCTCAGACGCCCCCCCGACGACGTTCGAGACGTACCTCGAAGGCCACCGGCCGTGGGCGGACGATCACCCCGCCCCGCCCGCGGCCCTCCGCCGGGCCCTGGCCTTCTGGACTCGGCTGCACGGCGTCCTGTCCCTGGAACTCGCCGGTCATTTCACCGGGATGGGATTCGACCCCGCCCTGCTGTTCGAGGCCGAGCTCGACGATCTGCCGGCACGCTGA
- a CDS encoding helix-turn-helix transcriptional regulator, producing the protein MDRTFDRSSLGAFLRTRRAALQPEDVGLRRGQRRRAPGLRREEVAELCSMSADYFARLERGDGPQPSEHMVAAIARGLRLTPDERDHLFLLAGYRTAHRDLRAQHVSPGLMRVMDGLAGTTAQVMGPLGETLVQTPAAVALLGDQTRCAGNARSAPYRWFTDPAARERYHPEDHGENSRVNVAQLRDAVTRDGPGSRAADLAGILRNTSDEFARLWERHEVGLRWSDTKRFVHPQVGRLDLYCQLLLEPDQGQSLLIFTATPGTESHEKLALLMVLGADQFAE; encoded by the coding sequence ATGGACCGTACCTTCGACCGCTCGTCCCTCGGCGCCTTCCTGCGCACTCGGCGTGCGGCGCTGCAACCGGAGGACGTCGGGCTGCGCAGAGGGCAGCGCCGTCGCGCTCCAGGCCTGCGGCGCGAGGAGGTGGCGGAGCTGTGCAGCATGTCCGCGGACTACTTCGCCCGGCTGGAGCGAGGCGACGGGCCACAACCGTCGGAGCACATGGTCGCGGCCATCGCCCGCGGCCTGCGGCTGACTCCGGACGAGCGCGATCACCTGTTCCTGCTCGCCGGCTACCGCACCGCCCACCGCGATCTGCGGGCTCAGCACGTGAGCCCTGGACTGATGCGCGTCATGGACGGCCTGGCCGGCACCACCGCGCAGGTCATGGGCCCACTGGGCGAGACGTTGGTGCAGACACCGGCGGCGGTGGCGCTGCTCGGCGACCAGACGCGGTGCGCCGGCAACGCGCGCAGCGCACCGTATCGCTGGTTCACCGATCCGGCCGCCCGCGAGCGGTACCACCCCGAGGATCACGGCGAGAACAGCCGGGTCAACGTCGCGCAGCTCCGCGACGCCGTCACCCGGGACGGGCCCGGCTCCCGCGCGGCGGACCTCGCCGGCATCCTGCGGAACACCAGCGACGAATTCGCCCGCCTGTGGGAGCGCCACGAGGTCGGCCTTCGGTGGAGCGACACCAAACGGTTCGTTCATCCCCAGGTCGGACGGCTGGACCTCTACTGCCAGCTCCTGCTCGAGCCGGACCAGGGACAGTCGCTGCTCATCTTCACCGCCACCCCGGGCACGGAAAGCCACGAGAAACTCGCCCTGCTCATGGTGCTGGGTGCCGACCAGTTCGCAGAGTGA
- a CDS encoding MmcQ/YjbR family DNA-binding protein, which yields MADADDVRRLALALPHVAEIDSDGFDFRVADKGFVWSYPERTPGKPRLIRIDIAVLFVGDEAEKQALLLGEPDVFFTTSGYDGFPLVMVRLAEVTVDRLRELVTDAWRMRAPDTLAGDLDEVAEA from the coding sequence GTGGCTGACGCCGACGATGTACGCCGGTTGGCGCTGGCTCTGCCTCATGTGGCGGAGATCGACAGTGACGGTTTTGACTTCCGGGTGGCCGACAAGGGGTTCGTCTGGTCCTATCCCGAGCGCACGCCGGGGAAGCCGCGTCTGATCCGGATCGATATCGCGGTGCTTTTCGTCGGCGACGAGGCCGAGAAGCAGGCTCTCCTCCTCGGCGAGCCCGACGTCTTCTTCACCACGTCCGGTTACGACGGCTTTCCCCTGGTGATGGTCCGCCTGGCGGAGGTGACGGTCGACCGCCTGAGGGAGCTCGTGACCGACGCATGGCGGATGCGCGCGCCGGACACACTCGCCGGTGACCTTGACGAGGTCGCCGAGGCCTGA